Below is a genomic region from Drosophila albomicans strain 15112-1751.03 chromosome 2R, ASM965048v2, whole genome shotgun sequence.
CCCCCCTGAACTACACCCCTTCAGAAGACAAACTAACCAACCAGCTACTTGGAATTGTtgtcgcagtctcagtctcagtggCAGTCGCAGTCAAGTGTCGTTCGGTTCTCGACGTGTAGTTCAAGTgcattttggcaaattgttgtatttattttaatttaaagtgcCTCTTCAAGAGCTCAAGTGATTCGAAATtgtgccaaagccaaagtgcaataaataataatgttgcaGCATCATCAACACCAGGCACAAACCGCCGGCTACTATGATTACAATCAAACACCTAGTCCGGGCAGCATGACAAATGCGGATGCCCTCAACACAACTCCATTCTCAGTCAAGGATATACTCAATATGGTCAATCAAACTGAGGCCTACGATGCTGGCTATGGACATCTCGATAGGTGAGTCAAGGAGTTACTATTTTGGTAAaagaattgtttattaaacCCATTGAAACCCACGTAGCAGATGTAGATTTAAATTGTCTTTAAAGGACCTTTAAAAAAACTTATATGATATTGATGATCATTAAATTGAAGCAAAAACATggaaatacatattatatacttGTTAGTACTTATAATAgaatttattagaatttaatggtgtgcattttgttgaaaatggTAAACATTAGTGCtagaaatataatatcaaataatatcaGTATGACACACACAATCTTATAAGAGAAcacacttttaattaattgagtctttttttaaatatttattgaaagatATATAGCAACATTTCTGTATTGtagtataatttattaataatttacttaatGGCTGCAAAAGatcgttttaattttatggaaTTTCTTGATCTTTAACCAAGCAGCTGTTTATTCAGTTACTTTCCACTATCTACCTGTATCTCAGCATCCCACACAAAGTTCTCGGTAGACagcgctgtgtgtgtgtttaatatttatttatttttaataaggcTCCATAGGAAATTAATTTCTACCAATTTCTTCCACAAAAagataatattttcataaccTTCCAagacagcgagagagcaagaacgagagagcaaaagaaatCCTATGAAAACATATACGAGCATGAATTGCAAATAGGACTAAGGGAGCGTTTGACAAATCATCGTTATTTGTACAAGAGGCAAGACAAAGACAAGATGCGGACACAGACACAAAGTGTtaacaataagaaaaacaaagtcAGCGCTCAGCGCTGTGGTCAGGTCAGGCAAGAGAAgagagacagacggacggacagacgggtGGTCGGGCGGCGCCGGACTTTGTGTGTGAGAGCCTGAGCCTGAGGCTGCGGCTGAGGTTGAGCCTGGCCAACACATGTGATTCGCATGTTTTCTGCTAGGACATGCGCAGCGCCCACGTCCTGGGGCGTCCTTTTAATTGTAGATGAGGCATGAAATGATGTCACCAAGGGTCGCGTCAGCAGGAAGTGCGCTGGAAGCTGCGACTAGGACATTTGCTCGTCAAGCTCTCTTGCTGTGATGCAACATGTGCTATGCAGacccaacaaaacaaaaaaaaggaaaaactaaaaactaaaaacatttCACTTTCTTGACCTTCGCAGCGCGACGGCAGCTTCAACGCTCTATGGCGCCGGCGATTACCAGcttcatcagcatcagcagcatctccagctccagcagcaacagcagcagcatcagcagcaacagcagcagcagcatcagcaactgcagcaccatcagcagcaacaacaacagcaactgcaaaatCATTTGGTTGAGCATGATGAGGATGCGATGGCCACGACTTCATCGCTGTCGCCTTTGCTGCCACCGCCACATGGTCATCATCCTCACGCACAtgcccatcatcatcatcatcagctgtACGCTGGCTATCATCAGGACTATGGCATGCCAGCGCACATGTTCCAGCATCCACATCCGCACGCGCATCAAGGCTATCAGCCCGCCTACAATGTGTCCGCCTCGCAGTTCTATGCGGGCAACGCTTCCAATGCCTATCAGACCTCCTCCGCcggctacaactacaactatgcGACCGCAGCCTCCGCTGTCGCCAGTCCTGGCGATCTCTATGCCAGCGctgcctccgcctcctccacGCTGCCCTCAGTTGGATCACCCGCTGTCtccaatgctgctgctgctattctCGCTGCCGGCACCATCAAGAGCGAGTATATTCCCACGCCCTACGTCACGCCCTCGCCCACCCTCGATCTGAACAGCTCCACGGAGGTGGACGGCGGACACGGCTCGGCGCACAAGCTGGCCGGGAATGGCATCGCACAGCGACTGCTTGATCCACAGCGAGCGGGAGAGTGTGCCAAGCGAAGTAAGTAGCTTTTAATTGTGTCTTCTTATTTActtaagttttttatttatttgtaattacttTCCTTCCAATTCAAATATCTAATCACATTATTGTGTAATGGAACAAATGATTTGgcattatattctttatacatagataaatttgtatctttatgtCATGTTAGCTGGTTTTccaattttgttttacaatctttatttattttattatttgaatagcATTTATTATTTCCTTCTGAATGATAGTTAAGACAATACCAttgttttattacatttattgcatttttttttcgtttgtttcaaaatgtaaaaaaaattaaattttaacaatttatttatgtatttcttttatttgtactTCTGCTATtctatttgaatattaaaaataatttttaattttactttacCTTTCTTAGTTATCTTACATCTTTATTTAGttgtattacaaatatacttATTTCCTTTGAATTCTGAAAGGGATTTAATCATACTATCATATCTATCTTTCATTCtatcatatattaatatatcgcaataataattaaaaatagatcatagagtgcaaaatacaCTTGTTTGTCAGTCAAAGCGCCTAAAATCCATAATTGCTGTGGCTTAcattctagtatattttgcatatggtatattttgaatgtagtactatgtatattattgcggtatattaatttggtatattttaaaatgaataccgctgttttgcttttattaacaatggatagcgggtatctcacagtcaagcacattcgactgtagcttttgtAGTTTAAACTTTTTCTAGTGTGAGTTTGtgaaaagttttattaatttcatctCAGTTTCTATTGAATTTCTCATTGATTAAGTGTGATTATCTTACTTTGTCTCggatttaaattaacaattcgGAACtctaattatataataatatataatatatacatatatatatactcaaaatttgtattaatatcttctttgttttgccttttcaGAGGAGAGTCAGGTGACTTCATCGCGCGCTGAGCTGCGCAAGAACAGCAGCCAAAATGGAAGTgggaacagcagcaacaacagcaacagcagcaataacaacaacaacaacaactcgtcTGGAAAACCGCGAATGAAGCGCAAACCTCGAGTGTTATTCTCTCAGGCACAAGTGCTGGAGTTGGAGTGTCGCTTTCgcattaagaaatatttaactgGTGCGGAGCGAGAAATCATTGCacagaaattgaatttgtcgGCGACGCAGGTGAAGATCTGGTTCCAGAATCGACGCTACAAATCGAAGCGCGGCGACatcgatggcgatggcattgtgaagcatcatcatcatcaacagcagcagcagccacagatGAAGCTGAAGGAGTCAACGGGAGGCAGCTCTTTGCCTCCCCCGCTGCCCAATCACATGATGTGGCCAAGTGCagcacagcagctgcaataGGATAAGGGAAAAGGATGTGTTTCTTGCTAATTTATTACAGCTCCAATGCCTCATTAACTCTAGTACCTTGTTGTATATACTTGAttacttattatatattatattttactgtttttggacaataaataaagtttaagcACAAGCAAAAAGgatcaaattgttgttttacaGATGGGTTGGGATGGGGATATATAGATAGCtagtactatatatagatagatcCATTAGGCACCGCATCTGCGCCGTATAATGGTTGTGTTGTCGAACGgcgcataaatcaattttatcaAACTGAAACGATCAGttttatgaataaatgaagaaaacacacacacacacacacagaaacacacacgaacaatttccgtttttgaattctttttgaaaatgttttcctTTCGCTTTTCGCAATGAATAACTCGGCAAAGGGTTGCAGGCAGGGGAAATCGGGGAATGGGGAACCGGGAtacgatttcgatttcgatttcgtgGTGTTTTCGTGTCTGCGGCGGCAGACATTACAAAGGTTGCTTTTATGAAACGTTTAAGTGGCCGCAATGCAACTGTAAAATGTTTTCCTATATCtaaaagatacagatacagtgCACAGCTAAAGATACAGATGCAAGGCAGCATCCCTC
It encodes:
- the LOC117573432 gene encoding muscle-specific homeobox protein tinman, yielding MLQHHQHQAQTAGYYDYNQTPSPGSMTNADALNTTPFSVKDILNMVNQTEAYDAGYGHLDSATAASTLYGAGDYQLHQHQQHLQLQQQQQQHQQQQQQQHQQLQHHQQQQQQQLQNHLVEHDEDAMATTSSLSPLLPPPHGHHPHAHAHHHHHQLYAGYHQDYGMPAHMFQHPHPHAHQGYQPAYNVSASQFYAGNASNAYQTSSAGYNYNYATAASAVASPGDLYASAASASSTLPSVGSPAVSNAAAAILAAGTIKSEYIPTPYVTPSPTLDLNSSTEVDGGHGSAHKLAGNGIAQRLLDPQRAGECAKRKESQVTSSRAELRKNSSQNGSGNSSNNSNSSNNNNNNNSSGKPRMKRKPRVLFSQAQVLELECRFRIKKYLTGAEREIIAQKLNLSATQVKIWFQNRRYKSKRGDIDGDGIVKHHHHQQQQQPQMKLKESTGGSSLPPPLPNHMMWPSAAQQLQ